In the Nocardia asteroides genome, AGGGAGATCACCGCGAAGCGGTCCGGCACGCTGATGTCGGCCAGGACCGGTGTCGTTCCCTGGCGCCGGGGCAGATCGGTGAGGTAGATGACGACGTCCTCGGTCTCGCCACCCGGGTCGATGGTGTCGACGACCTCCGCGAACTCGGTGTGCTCGTCGATCGGGTACGCCTGGCACCGCACCGATACGTCCCAGTTGTCGGAGGCGGGGGTGTCCGAGAGCGAATCGGACAGATGTCCGGCGATCACCTCCGGGGCACCAGGATCGGCGACCAACAGAATTGTCGACTTTTGCCCAGCCATGGTGGGCTCCTACCCGCGCCCCGGGCCGCCAAACGGCCTCCGGTTCACGCCTGCACCGCGGAGAAGGCCGGGCGCCGAAGCGCTCCGCGCGCTATCGCTCGGAGTGCTCCGGGCGGTCGAGCAGCGCGGCTCGGCGGGTGAGGTCGGCGATCCGCTCGTCCGCCTGGCGTTTCTCCGCTTCGGCGGCAACCCTGGCCGCCTCGATCTCCGGGAGGACAACGCGGACGTAGTCGTCGTTCGTCGCCTCGATGGCCAGGTCGATCGAGGCCACGATCGTCTCCAGGGCGTGCTCCGGGACGCGGGCGTAGATGCTGTACCGCCCGCCACCGGAGGTGTCGATACCGACGCCGCTCGCCTCGTCCTGCTGCGTCCGCAGGTGGCCGGTGAAGCGGTTCTTCCACTCACCTGTCCGATCGGTTCCCGCGACCTTCACCCGGACCAGGATCTGATCGCCCGGCTCAGCTTTCACGTCCACGGCCCCGGCACGTTCGAACCTCTGCCATTCAGCCATTGTCAACTCGCTCCTGTGCTGGCCGGCTCGGAATGGGTGGCGGTTCTCGTCTGCCACCCGAGCGCGGCGGTCGCTGTCACAGCCCTGAGCGGGCCGGATCGTCGAATCCGGCGACGACGGGTTGCCACCGGATGGTTCCGAGCCTACGCCGTGCGCCCGATATCAGCCCTCTCGATGTTGTTGGAGTTTCTGCCGCACCCAGTCCACGACCGGTCGTTGCCGGGGCAGGGTGGAGTGCTCGAACGCGGAGCCGGGCCAGAGTTCGTCGGCGTAGCGATTCTCGACACCGGGCTCGTCGATGAACGATGCCGTCCCGCCGGGGGAGACGACAGCGTCGTGGCGTAGGGCGAGGATGTGGTAGTTCACGCCGGTGGCCGCGAGCGGGGGTCGGCTGTTCCGCTGCCTGTATGCCGATTCGGGCGCGGACATGTCCGCGCAGGCCGGGCAGACGGTGGCACGGAGCATATCGTCGACGGCGCCCGCGATACCCATGTCGTGAAGCAGGGCGGTTGTTCCGCTGAGGGTAGCGCCGTGGGTGGCCGGTGCGAGCATGACCACCGTGTGTACGTCGCTGGAACCCAGTCGCCGGGACAGGGCACCGGCCAGCAGGCCCCCTTCGGAGTGCCCGACGAGGTCCACTCGGGCGGATGCGGTGCGAGCGCGGACTTCCTCGACGAACAGTGCCAGCTCGTCCTCGGACTGCGCCAAGGGTGCCAGCCCGTTGAGTGCGTATCCGGTCGCGGCGTGCGCACCGTAGTTCTCGGCGAACAGGCAGGCGCCCTGTGCGGTGAGGTCGTCGATCTCCGCCCGCCAGTCCTCGATGTCGCCGACGATGCCGTGGATGAGGACGATCGGCCTCGGAAAAGCGCTGTCGGGCAGCGGTTTACAGTTCCAGTCGTTGACAGCGGGGATCGGCTCCGCCGCCGCGGTGGCCGAGACCGGACCGGCGAGTATCAGGGCCGAGCAGGCCAGCGCGACCAGGGATCCATGCTTCATCGGGAATTCTCCTGCTTGGTAGAACGCATGTCCCGACTCGTCAGCGTGGCTCGACCGACACCGGATCGCCGCAACTGTCGGGCAGCGCGATCAGTGAGCACGGCGCCGGTTGGCGCGTCGGCCGGTAGGTCGCGGGCACCCCGTGGTGTTCGGTGATCTCGCGGTAGGCCGCCACCGCGGGTGTCGGCCGGCGGGTCAGGGCGGGGTCGTGGACGGCATCGACGCTGTAGAGGCCGAATCGGGGAGCGTATTCACCCCACTCGTAGTTGTCGGTGAGGCTCCAGTAGTTGTAGGAGACGATGTCGATGCCGTCTCGGCGTGCGCGCTGAATCCAATAGACGGTGTCGCGGAGATGGTCGGCACGGCGGTACCCGTCGGCACGGTTCTGATCCGCGTCGGTCGCCAATCCGTTCTCGATGACCCGCAGCGGCTTGTTCGGATATTTGGCGGCGAAGTAGCGCAGCACGTAATACATGCTCTCCGGTGATTGCGGCAGATTCCAGAACGAGCCGCCCGAGGTGATGAACGACGGCAGTTCCGACGGCGCGATCGAGTAGTACTGGTCGACGCCGATGAAGTCGAAGGAATCGACCATGCGGTCGGAGAACGCGGCTTCCAGCGCCGGTTCCACGCCGGGAAGTGGAATGTAGGCGATGTTCGAGGAGACCTGGCCACCGGGCTGCACGGTATGGATGTAGGTGGTGATCGCCCGATGAGCCGCGATGATCCCGTCGACCATGAGCCCGGTGTTCGCCGGCGCCAGACCGCCGTAGGTCAATTCCCGCCGGACGTATTCGCTCGGCTCGTTGAAGGTGATCCAGATCGGCTCGGCCCAGGAGTAGCGATCGACGACTCGCCGCCCGAAGGCGGTCAGCTCCGCGGCCATCTCCGGGTTGTTCCACCCCCCGCGATCGACTGCCCAGCCCGGATGGACCCAGTGATTCAACGTGATCATCGGGCGCATGCCCGCGGCGACGATGCGCCCGATCACGGCATCGTAGAACGCCCAGCCTGCCGGGTCGTCGATACCGGGCCGCGGTTCGATGCGCGACCACTCCACCGACAGCCGGTAGTTGTCGACACCGATCGAGGCCGCCCTGGCGACATCTCCCTCGTACTGATGGAAGAAGTCCACGGCGTTTCCTACCGGCTCGTGCAACTTCCCTTCGTTGCCGTAGCGCAGGTAGTTCGAGTCCTGGTTGGAACCTTCGGACTGGAAACCGGATTGAGCGACCCCGAATTCGAAGTCCGCGGGTAACGCGGGAAGGTCTTCGGCCGCGGCGGGCGCCGCGAGGGCGGTGAGCGCGAGCACCGCGACCACGACAGACTGCACGACGGTGCCAACGGCCGATCGACGCATAACTTCCTTCGTCCGAATTCACGGATCCGCGTCGGGCACTCGGATTCGTTCACGTATCCAGATACGCTGATGTCGTCGGGTATTGTTCTGGACGGACCGAGCAGTGTCAAGGAGGCACCCGTCGGAGAGGGCCGAACATGCCCAGGTTGACCCGCGCCGAGAGCGTGCGGCGCACCCGCGCGATGCTGCTCACCGCCGCCGAGGAGGTGTTCACCGAGAAGGGCTTCACGCAGGCCTCCCTCGAAGACATCGCGGACCGGGCCGGGTACAGCCGAGGTGCGGTCTATGCGAACTTCACCAACAAGGAAGATCTGTTCCTCGCACTTCTCGGCGAGTGGCTCGATCGCGAC is a window encoding:
- a CDS encoding esterase/lipase family protein; translation: MKHGSLVALACSALILAGPVSATAAAEPIPAVNDWNCKPLPDSAFPRPIVLIHGIVGDIEDWRAEIDDLTAQGACLFAENYGAHAATGYALNGLAPLAQSEDELALFVEEVRARTASARVDLVGHSEGGLLAGALSRRLGSSDVHTVVMLAPATHGATLSGTTALLHDMGIAGAVDDMLRATVCPACADMSAPESAYRQRNSRPPLAATGVNYHILALRHDAVVSPGGTASFIDEPGVENRYADELWPGSAFEHSTLPRQRPVVDWVRQKLQQHREG
- a CDS encoding family 1 glycosylhydrolase, which codes for MRRSAVGTVVQSVVVAVLALTALAAPAAAEDLPALPADFEFGVAQSGFQSEGSNQDSNYLRYGNEGKLHEPVGNAVDFFHQYEGDVARAASIGVDNYRLSVEWSRIEPRPGIDDPAGWAFYDAVIGRIVAAGMRPMITLNHWVHPGWAVDRGGWNNPEMAAELTAFGRRVVDRYSWAEPIWITFNEPSEYVRRELTYGGLAPANTGLMVDGIIAAHRAITTYIHTVQPGGQVSSNIAYIPLPGVEPALEAAFSDRMVDSFDFIGVDQYYSIAPSELPSFITSGGSFWNLPQSPESMYYVLRYFAAKYPNKPLRVIENGLATDADQNRADGYRRADHLRDTVYWIQRARRDGIDIVSYNYWSLTDNYEWGEYAPRFGLYSVDAVHDPALTRRPTPAVAAYREITEHHGVPATYRPTRQPAPCSLIALPDSCGDPVSVEPR